The DNA segment TTTGCCCGCCCGGAGTATGACTGATGGCGATCACGGAGAGATTGGATTTGCTTTGCCCAGACCACTTTGAGCCAAGATATGCTGCCAAATAGCGTGCTCCAATACCAATTGCGCTGATCACCAGTACCAGGAACCAATCGAAATTGGCGATAAAATCCAAGTGTAAACCGATGTTGGCAAAGAAAATGGGTACAAACACAGAATAAACTAGGCGATTCATCACAAAGCGGTCTTGTTCGGTGATGTGAGTGGTTTCACCCAGGATGGTTCCAGCAATGAAGAAACCGAATAAAGAGTGAATTCCGATGTTCAGGGTTGCAGCGCCAAAGATGGCACCCACTACCATGATAAAAGTAATCTTCAGACCGGAGTTTTCTCCCATATGGTTGTGGATAAAGGTCATAGCCTTGTCCACGACTCTTCGCAAAAGGGTCAGGCTGATGACGGTGAATGCCAGTGTAAGCAGTACTAAGCGGACGATAAAGCTGATCTCCAGCGATCCGTGAGCAAAAAGACCCAGGATGATAGTGAAGATCACCCAACCGGCTATGTCGTTGATAGTAAGAGCAGATAGGATCAAGAAACCCACATCAGTTTTCAGGATGTTCAAATCCCTCAATCCCCGAATGGCTACGGGGAGGGCGCTGATGGTCATGATAGCAGAGATAAACAGGGCAAACAGCACTCTTTGAGAGGGATCGGTAAGATAGCGTTCCGGCAGGAAATAGATGGGGACAAAGCACAGAATGATGGGCAAAACTAGATCTATTGCGGAGAGCTTGATGGCGTCTTTGCGTTGTTTCCACACACGGGAGAAATTGATCTCCAAGCCCGTCTCCATCAGCAGAAAAAAGTTGCCAAACCACGCCAGAGCTTCCAACATGGAGCGTTGAACTACATC comes from the Candidatus Cloacimonadota bacterium genome and includes:
- a CDS encoding cation:proton antiporter, encoding MGPITEHHLMLFLIQFALLLGLCKIAGYLFEKLKQSSVTAELLVGIVLGPAILGKLAPGVQSYLFPDDVVQRSMLEALAWFGNFFLLMETGLEINFSRVWKQRKDAIKLSAIDLVLPIILCFVPIYFLPERYLTDPSQRVLFALFISAIMTISALPVAIRGLRDLNILKTDVGFLILSALTINDIAGWVIFTIILGLFAHGSLEISFIVRLVLLTLAFTVISLTLLRRVVDKAMTFIHNHMGENSGLKITFIMVVGAIFGAATLNIGIHSLFGFFIAGTILGETTHITEQDRFVMNRLVYSVFVPIFFANIGLHLDFIANFDWFLVLVISAIGIGARYLAAYLGSKWSGQSKSNLSVIAISHTPGGQMHIVVAMLAYSSGLISEKVLVSIIAAAIISTIVFGPWLSQTVRKLKRSIFDILFDEDDVYIDSESSTRDEMLRYMSSIVARKTKISRDTIYHEIKLREEQMSTAMGGSIAIPHARLENLEKSFVFAFHTRQGLEWDSPDGNLVRLIVLVITPKESPNAQLQILQGIAGAMQDHQKARNLVTSRDRRFVWATIRSELNACQQCNVEV